AGCGTTtgaaacagtggtctgcacgcagtaagcgcttaacaaataccaacataggggaagcagcgtggcccagtggaaggagcctgggcttgggagtcagaggtcatgggttcgactccgggctctgccacttgtcagctgtgtgactgtgggcaagtcacttcacttctctgggcctcagttccctcatctgtaaaatggggctgaagaccgggagcctcatgtgggacaacctgatgaccctgtatctcccccagcgcttagaacagtgctcggcacatagtaagcgcttaacaaattaccaacattattaccaaacACCACCATCGGCCGCACCCAACAGGTCAGCAACCGATCAGTGGATcagcggagcaccgtactaagcgctggggggagcagctcgtaggcagggaacgtgtctacggggtggggcgctcagcacagtgctctgcgcgcggtcagcgctcaataaataggactccAAGAGAGCTGGATGGTGCGATCCCCTAATTACAACgagctggaggggggagggaggcatcaGCAGCAGGCAGAGATCATTTGCAGCCGTGCACATAAGCGCCGGGGCCTGGCGAGGGAAGAAGGCCGCAGCCGTCGGAGCCCCAAACGGCCTCCCAACGGACGCCACTCACCCCGCTGCCGGACGCCATCTTCGCGGCGATGTGAGCGGGGCGTCGCAAAATGTCGTGAACCCTGGGGGGCGAGTCGTAAAGCGCCACGGCCCCCTCCAGGGCGACGCCATGATCTCCAAGGCGGCGGTGACGTCAGCTCCAGGGCGGGTCGTAAAGCGCCCCGGCGAGGGACGTCAAGCGGGGTGTTCTTTACGACACACGCTCCCGCCGCTTACGGTAGGGCGCACGCGCAGTGTGGCCCTGAAGCCAAGCGGTAGCTGCAGTTGCCAGTCGTTGGAGGTGGCGACCAtgcttagtgataataatcatgttggtatttgttaagcgcttactaggtgcagagcactgttctaagcgctgggggagatacagggtcatcaggttggcccacctaataataataatgttggtatttgttaagcgcttactaggtgcagagcactgttctaagcgctgggggagatacagggtcatcaggttggcccacctaataataataatgttggtatttgttaagcgcttactggaagcagcgtggctcagtggaaagagcctgcacttcggagtcagaggtcatgggttcgactcccggctctgccacttgtcagctgtgtgactgtgggcaagtcgcttcacttctctgtgcctcagtgacctcatctgtaaaatggggattaactgcgagcctcatgtgggacaacctgattcccctgtatctcccccagcgcttagaacagtgctcagcacatactaagcgcttaacagataccaacattattattatgtgccgagcactgttctaagcactggggtagatacagggtcatcaggttgtcccccgtgaggctcccagtcttcatccccattttacagatgaggtcactgaggcacagagaaattaagtgacttgcccacagtcacacagctgagaataataataatgttggtatttaagcgcttactatgtgcccagcactgttctacgcactgggggagatacaagggaatcaggttgtcccacgtgaggctcacagttaatccccattttacagatgaggtcactgaggcacagagaagttaagtgacttgcccacagtcacacagctgacaagtggcatcttTCCCTCCGGGGCTACCAACGTGACTACCACTGAGCCTAGGGCAGGCAAGGAGGtggttatcctcctcctcctcctcatcaatagactgtgagcccatcattgggcagggtttctttctatctgttgccgaattgcacattccaagtgctcagcacagtgctctgcacctagtaagcgctcaataaatactactgaatactaaataatactaataaatactaatgaaggaatgaagcactcgatctcatccatccctctggcctcgaatgccctccctccttccacacagAAAATTGCActcttccacttcaaagccttattgaaggcccaactccatggtcgtgggttctaatcctgaatcggccacttgtcagctgtgtgacgtgcaagtcacttcactcctctgtgcctcagttacctcatctggaaaatggggatgaagactgtgagccccacgtgggacaacctgattacctggtatctctcccagttctcagaatagtgcttggcacatagtaagcacttaacaaataccatcatcatcatcatctcccccaagaagccttccctaagccctcctctccctcccttctgcgtcaccctgccttgctcccttcattcatcctcccttgcaTCCCCACATCGTGTATGTGGATGTCTGtaaatatctggaatttatttatttatggatactatctctccctctagattgtgagctctttgtgaacagggaatgtgtctgtttgttgttatattgtactctcccaagcacttagtacagtgctttgcacacaggaagcgctcaagaaacacgattgaatgaatgagcacttactgtacagaactgaggcatagagaagtgacttaccgaaggtcatgCAGCACAAAGGTCGTGCCCCTTCCTTGCTCCTGCCACACCTCCCAAGAACGAGCAATTGGGTAAGGGCCTGGCAGTGGGGCCCGGAGCCTGGGCTTAGACAGAAATCCTGACCAACGGGCATCTTTGCCCCGAGTTTATGGTGACCTTCAGGTAGGGGTGTTGATCACACCCTGTTCCGGTAGTCCTGAGAGGCGGGAGACTTGGCATCTGGCTCAGTCTTTGCTTGCAACCCTTTGTGGGATCTCAGGCAAGCCACATCACCtgttggggcctcagtttcctcttctgtacaatgAGGACTGAGGTCCCTGCTCCTCCCTACCTCCCAAGGCTGTCATGCAAGCAAAATGAGATTCATGACAGGAGTGAAAGACTTTGCAGATCTGTAGTATTATTAACAGATTAGTTCCAATTTGCCCCGTCTTCTTACCCCAGCACGTGCCACCCAGAGCCCCGCCAAGCATGGCCGCATGCCCGCGGGTCTTGTCTCGGGGCCTCAGGAGCCTCCGGTTCCATCTCCGGTGTTTCTCTGGGTCTTGGCTCCCTGCCCAGGGTGGTCCCGGTCTCCATTCCTCCTGCGGGAGTGGATGGGGCTGGGTTCAGGTCATGGGAGGGCAGGCAAGAGCCGGCCTACGGGACCCCGGGGTCGACGTCCGGCCCGTGGAGATTGACCAGTGGCGTGGCTTGACGATCAGGCCTCTGCTATTCGTCTCTGGATTTCTGCCACCACGGCGTCCCTCCGAATGTCCACCTGAAACACAAAGGGCGTGCTAGCCCAGCCGGGGGACAGCCACTCTCTGCCTCCCCGCAATCCCGGCCCCTGTTCCCATCACACTCCGCTTCCTCCAAAGATGGGATGCCTGGCGGAAGCCCCTAAATGTTAAAAtggtctttactaagcactcactgggtgccacgcactgaactaaacacttcaGAAATCCAAGACAATGTGGCATGttccataataatggtaataattatggtatttgttcagcatttactaagtgcaaagcattgtactgagcactggggtagagaccagacaaccaggttagacacagtccctgtcccacatggacctcacactcttaataggagggagaatgggtactgaacacccccctttgaagcactcaataaatccaacagaATGAACGATCGAGTGACTTTTACAGACGCGGAacctgaagcacatagaagtgaggtaacttgcccaaggtcatccagcaggcaagtggtagggccgggattagaaccccgatccttctgactcccaggcctgggcgctaTCCCCTAGGCCCCACCGCTTCGCTAACGTTCACAGTGGTCATCCTGCCCGAGACTGCCCCCACCCGAGTCCGGCCTCACCTCCTCCCGACTGGCCACCTTGCGCAGTTTGACCACGCCGTCCTTCAGCTCCCGCTCCCCGACAATGACCACCAGCGGGATGCCCGTGGCCTCGCAGTGCTGCAGCTGGGGGAGCAGCTTGGGATTGTCCTTGTACACCAGCTCTGCCTGGAAGGGAATCCGATCCACTGGGCAGTGGTCTCGACTGAGCGCCCACTGAGAGCCccgccctgtactgagcgctcttgGGACAGCACTACGGAAGCCAGAAGCAGGTGTTCCGCCCTCCAAGGgcttgcaataataattatgatatttgtttagcacttactatgtgccagtcactattctaagcactggggtagatacaagataattgggttggacatagtcccccgttccacatagggtgcacagtccttctccccattttacatgaaagaacttaggtccagagaagttaagtgacttgcccaaagccacacaacagacaagtggcagagccggaattagaacccaagaccaacCAGAGTAGTGCGGGGACGGGACAAGATTAACTGGGGTGCTTATGAATGGCTTACAGTGCCCCAGAGCCCTGGGGTTCTGATCGGTTGCAGTgtaaggagggaggatggaagatGACTCAAGAAGAAGAAACAGTAGCCCAGAGACGGTAAGTGAGTTGCCAAAGGCCACAacgcaggccgggaacagagcgGGGATGGAATcccaggcctcctgcctcccagacccccgtgctctctccactagacctccCCGCCAACTCGGGAGCTCTGGTGACCTTCCAGACCTCCTCCCAAGAACAGCAACCGAGACCACCGCAGTGGGGTGGTCTCCCAGCCCTCCGACCTTCACGGCCCCAGAGCTTGGTGCCCCCAGCCTTCCGAGGGAGCTCCGGAGAAGTCCCAGAGGGGATCAGGGTCTGAGGGGACCACAGGGCTCCAATTGGGCGGGGCGCGGGCCCCTGCTGAACTCTCACCTTGATCCCCGCATCCCACAGCTCCGCGATGAGCTTCAGCCTCTCTCTGAGGAAGCTCTTCTGGGCCGCCGCCACGAGCACCTGGGTCTCTGTGGTCCGCACCTTCTCCTTGGACTcctgcagggaggaagggaggtgagctaCGTTTCAACGAGGAAGATGGAAACCtccccatataataatagtaacattttGGTTCCGaacctccatcctctgctccacGACGGCCAAGATGCGTTCGACCCCGATGCTGAGCCCCACGCAGGGCACCCGGTGGCCCTTGGGGTCGAACATGCCCACGAGCCCGTCGTAGCGCCCGCCGGCGGCCACGCTGCCCACGCCGAGCGGCTCTTCCCCCCGCGCGGCCGGGGGCTGCGCCAGCACGGCCTCGTAGATGACCCCCGTGTAGTAGTCCAGGCCCCGCGCCAGGCTCAGGTCGAAGGAGACCTGCGGGAACCGGCAGACCGTCAGGCCCGGAAGACCGGAGGTTCCTCTGGCACGTGGGCACGACGTGGCACCGGGCGGCAGTGGCTGGTGAACCCGGCCCCAGGCGGGTCACCGTGTCCACAGACAActggcccctccccagcccagcccagccccggctCACCCTGTCAGCTACGCCCAGCAGGGTCAGGTAGTCGAACAGCAGGTTGAggtcctccagcccggcccgggccTGCTTGCTCTGCGCCAGCTGGGGATCCTGCAGGAGCCGCTCCACCAAGGACACCCCGCCTGCGCCCGGGGAACCGGGGGACGCGTCAGCccgacgggggaggaggaggcccagacTCTAGGCCGCACCCAGACCCTCTCCACATCTGTACACCCTCTCTCACTTTCCCCCAACCTACCACCTGATAAGAATGTCGACAACTGGGGCGGACACTACCAGTTTTAATATtaaagactgaaagctcactgtgggcagggaatctgtctgttatattgcgctctcccaagcacttagtacagtgttctgcacacaggaagtgctcaataaatacaattggctgagtAACAACGATCCCCCCCGACCATTTTGCTGTTATCGGGGCCTGCCACAATCATTATCGTTACGAATTTTTATTAgagcccacagccccctccataGTCCCTCTTTATTGCGGCAGGGGCCGGGCCCACAAGGGTCGAGGTTGGGCCCCCGGCTCGGAATCTGCCCCCACCAATGCCCCCGGGGCAGAAGCCCCCCGACTCACCACACAGCCGAGCGTAGTCCCCAACCCGGTCGGCCACCTCTGgagccaggcccttctggctcacCATCTCGCACCTCACGTTCTCCCAGGAAATCTGCCGGGGAGTCCTAGCTGTCACCCGGACCCCAGGCCTCCACTGGATCTGTCTGGGGCCGGCCGCTGGGAGGGTgggtcctcccctgccccctccgcccTGCCCCACCTATACCTTGTCCAGTTTGTCCAGCGAGAGCCCGATGGTGCGGAGCTGGCTGTCGGGGACGCCGCAGGCGGCCAACATCCCATCCACGACCCGCCGGTCATTcacctgggggcagggaggcgaAAAGGGTCACCGCAGGGGCGAGGCAGTTCCGGACCCCAGTTGGCATCTCCGGGCAAGatagcacggcctggtggaaagggcaaggactgAGAGTCCAGAGATCCTGGTCTGagtgcctgctctgccactggcttgctgtgtgacctcggccaagtcactgaacctctctgggcctcagttcccacatctgtaaaataaggagaagacaccttttctccctccctctggactgtggggACGTAAAGAGACGGCGACGGATCAGATCGCCTTGgttctactccagcgtttagcactTCATAAGAGCTATTATCACCACCTCCATCGCCATATTACACCTCTGGTTTAAAGTAAGAACAGAAGggcaggctccaccacttgtctgctgtgggactatgggcaagtcactctgggcctcagtttggctGTCTTGGGTTACAGCTCGGTGTTTGGGGGAGTCTGTAGGGGGTCCCACTGGGCGGTCACCTTGATGAGGAAGTCCCCCAGCTGCAGCCCGCTCAGGATCTCGCACACGATCTTCAGACACTCGGCGTCGGGGATCATGGGGTCAAACTGGCCGGCGATGTCGAAGTCCTGTggcccggagaggggaagggcccaTCAGAGCCCGGAACCAGCCCGGGCTGAACCCGATCCCCTCCACCGGCCCCACCCCGCCCGGCCCTGGCCCCCCGGATCCCCAGGGACACTCACACACTGGAAGAACTCGCGGTAGCGACCTTGGACAACGGACGGAGCCTCCCGGCGGAACACCTTGCCGATCTGGTACCGTTTCATCTTCTTCACTTTATTCCTCGCCAGGTAACGAGCCAGGGGAACCTGACGGGGAAGGGTTAAGGACGAAGAACCACCGCCCCGGGCCCTCTCCTAGAGGGCAAGCTCAGCATCAGttccaaattttttttaatatttgttaagcacctactattgcctggcaccatactaagtgctgggatagaatacagggttggacacagtccctgtcccacatggggctcacagtcttaatccccatattctgaatgaggtgactgagacccagagaagtgaagtgacttgcacaaggtcacacagcagacaagggatggtcAGGATTAACTAACACTGGTCCAGAAAGACTGTATCGATCAGGCCATGTGATCCTCCATGATTTCCCTTGCCTAgtgcccacccctctctccccaacgccacctgaggaggaaggggttggggccCAAGCTCCGAGGCAGAAGGATACGGTCAGGTCATAGCGCAAAGACAGCTGCTCTCCACCCTGATCCTTCAGGTCATAGATGAGCTTCGACTCCTCCCCGTACTTCTTCGTGAGGGTCTCCTGGATGGGGACATAATCAGAATCCATCATAAAAatcataatttggtatttgttcatcccTTTCCGCACGTCAAGCCCcgacctaaacactggggtagatagatcaagtcagacatagttcatgtcccacagggggctcagagtttaagagggagagagcaggtattaatttcccatttgatagatgaggaaactgaggttcaagtgtcgggacttgctcgaggtcagccagcaggcaaggggaggagtcaggaatagaattcCCCGAAGGCAGCCCAGGAAAGAAATTCTAGTCCCCATCAACAGGATTTCCTGGCTGCCTGCTGTAAGTCCAGTTCTGTACCAAAGATTTGGGGGACTATGCTCAATTTAGtcgacatgatgcctgccctcaaggatgcctgctttcaatctaatgggggtgaCAGTCacgataataaattacagatagaaggaagaagggaaaggtgaTGTTTAAATGATCGAGTACTTACGTAACCGGGTAGGTAAGCTAACTCCAAATGCTACtaactataagctcctcaagggcaggaaatgtTCCTGTCGACTCTggtgcattatattctcccaagcatttagtacagtgctctgcacacagtaagcgctcaataaataccatggattgactgactataggagggtacaatacagaagGGGTGCGAAAGTGCAGAACCGGCAGTTTGGAGGGATGTAAGCAGGGGAGAtcctggggaaggcttcctggaggagatgtgattcctgGCAGTGTGGgccctctcttcaccttcaattcAAACGTTGGGGTGTCCAGCTGCTCTGCCCCATGGCGCTTGAAGCAGTTGATGATGGTGCTGAAGATTTTCTCCCTCAAGACCATCTGCTGGGGGCTGCAATCTCTAGTGCCCTGGAGGACCAAACCAGCCAGAAAAGAGGGAGGTGAAGGAAAAGTTCAgaggtcaaattcattcattcaatcgtatttattgaacgctgtatgcacagcactgtactgagcgcttgggaagtataattcagcaacaaatagggagaATCCCACAACCCAACAGGGGTTTGGTGAAAGGGGAGAGCAGATCTGCCAATCATTCAACTGAGGCTTGTGGAGGGAAACCCAGGGAGTAGAATGAGTTACCTTGGGCGTCTTGACAAGGAAATCTAACTTCCTTCTCTCCGGTTCGAGCTGGGGCAGCTGTGCAGGCTGTGCAATCTGGAAGGACGTGACATGAGAAACACTGAATTTAACCTACCGCGAGTCTTAACTTTTAACTCTGCCCAAAGTTTGGGATTTGAAAAACACTAAAACCTGAAAAGGCCCAAGGCACAAGCAACCAACATGATCGATCAATAGCACCTATAGAGCACTCTAGAaggtactcgggagagtactaaAGAAAAGATctggatcccagccctcaagaaatTTCAACATCGGGGTGACTCTTTCACAGgccttaggcctgggagtcagatggacctgggttctaacccaggcttcGTTGCTTTCCGCTGCGTgctctggggcaaatcacttcacttctctgtagttcagttttttcatccgtaaaatggggattaaaactgtgagccccatgtgggatggggactgtgtccatcctgattatcttgtatctgccccaggacttattacagttcttggcacgcagCAAGCACTGAACAGATGTCATTTCTTATTTCCTAGATCCCTCATTTTGCTCAAAAATCAGTCAGCACCAATCTCCACCAAGTCAGGTGAGGCCAGTGAAACTGAGACAGGGAGCAATCCATCCACACACTttggccccttcctcttcactctACCCTGGAAGATGAAAGCCTAGCACCCCGTTTCAAAGCtgggaaaactgagccccataggCATCAGAGAGTGTTGATGGCAGGGCTGGAAAATTCAACTCCTACTCCAAAGTTCAGACTACAGGGATACCCTGATTCAACAGAGAGGTCTGGGCACTAGGTTTGGGTGCCGAAAGGACCGGGAGAAATCTGCCTGATTATTACCCTAAGCCCACGTGGCACTCAAATAGGACCAGGGCCCCTAGCTCACCTGGCCGTGAGGCAAGTTGGCTACTGCCCGCACTTGGGGAAGTCTTAGAAACTGGCAGGCCAGCGCTGCCCAGGCCTTCGTGGGCAGGATTCCAAGATGATGCATCGTGAGGCCCTCGTCCAGGGAGCGGGAAGTGGGAAATCTTCCTGCCTCGGCTGCAACAGAGACACAGGAACACCAGAAAACAGTCCAGGGGAGCACCAGAAAAGCTCCGATTCAGCCTGCTGGCAGGGCCTAGAAGCAAAAAGCAACATTTGTACATCTTCTTCAACACCTCTGGCTCATTCAAGACAGGGTTTGAAGCTGGGGAATGGGAGggcaagaaggagaagagggaaagaagtgggggagaaaggggaaaagaggatgggagagaggggaaagggtgaaagagggtgggggagagttttgtggaaagagcacggggcctaggagtctaatcctggctctgccaagtactgcctgtgtgaccttgggaaagtcatttcacttcactggtgcctctgtttcttcatctgcaaaatggggattcaattcctatctccctcatatttagacggtgagcctcatgtgggtcctgattatctcgtggcgggccccagtgcttagtacagtgctcggcacacaggaagagcttaatacaattagtattgcaaatatcacaattattcattattattaagcagttaaagtggggaggagagaagaaaggtggagGGAatcgggggtgagggtgggagaagaaTGGGACGCGGGagccctcccaaacgcttagtacagtgttctgcacaacgtacgcgttccataaatatgactgaatgaaagatgcATGGCCtgttgggcagagcacgggcctgggagtcacaaggatctgggttctaatcccgactccgcctttTGTCTgccgtaagaccttgggcaaatcattttacttctctggggtttcctacctcatctgtaaaatgggcataaagactgcgagccccacatgggacggggactgggtccaacagggctagcttctagagaagcagcgtggctcagtggaaagagctcgggcttgggagtcggaggtcttgggttcgaatcccggctctgccacttgtcagctgcatgactgtgggcgagtcacttcacttctctgggcctcagttccctcctctgcaaaatggggattaactgtgagcgtcacgtgggacaacctgatgaccctggatctcccccagcgcttagaacagtgctctgcacagagtaagcgcttaaataccaacattattattagcttccgtccaacccggcgcttagcacaatgcctggcacatagtaagggcgtgAGAaagtccatttttttaaaaaaaaagggtgagAGGGAGCGAatactgggggagggaggggaaagcatcGAGGACCGCGCCGCCTTACCCCTGCAGGGGCCGCGGCCGGAGGCCTCCTCTTCCACGCATGCGCAGCGAGGGAACGGAGGCGACCGGAAGCGGCCCCTGTGGGCCGCTCTGCCCCCCCCGAGTGGCCGCTCTGTCCCCCGCTCGGTGGCCGGAAGTCCTCCgaggcgggacgggacgggacgggacggggcgggaAAGGCGGGGCGGCGGAGATGGCGGAGCGAGCGGCGTTGGAGGAGGCGGTGCGGCTGCAGGGGGAGCGGGTGCGGACCCTCAAGGCGCAGAAAGCCGCCGCACAACAGGTGCCCGCCCCGGACACCTACACCCCACTGCCACCCCCAGGCCCCCTTCACacccccagtcccctctccccccagacccTTTCACACCCCCAGTCCCTTTTCACACCCCCAGTTTCCTCTCCCCCAGACTCTTTTCACacccccagtcccctctcccccagacccttTCAACacccccagtcccctctcccccagaccctttcctcacccccagtcccctctcctccagccccttttacacccccagtcccctctcccccagaccttTTTCACACCCTCTTCTCAGTTTTTACACCCCCATTATTCTTTCAcacacccctttctcctcccctagacCCTCCGTACCCCTTCTTCTTCCCGCCCCTTTTTCACACCcccattctttccctccttccacctttccccctccctcccctttgtaACACCCCTATTCTCCTCTCCTcattcctttcccatccccattctcctccccttcacccacccctctccctgcccttccccccccccccactcaggtcaaactcccatcctcccccatctcctcctcccccccccattctTTTTTCacatccccatccttcccctcccctttgtctgcccctttccccagtctctcttccctccttccttcctccttccccagccctttaTATCACTGCCATTCTCCCCTCTCGTCCCCCTGttgtcctccctcagcccctttttcacatccctcctcctgccttccagtccTTACTCGCATcccattctcctccccaccctctcccaacaTGGGTTCTGTGAGGAAGTCCCGGTTTCCCCAGTgttgcccctctctctcttctcagaTCGAGGAACAAGTGGCGAAGCTCCTGGAGCTGAAGGCCAAGCTAGGGCCCGATGAAGGGAAGCAGAAGTTTGTTCTCAAAACCCCCAAGGTAAATCTggcatcaccttttcccctgtcagCTGAGTCGGAAGGGCACATTAAGGCAACCATCTCAGAGTCCTCCAGACGTCCCGAGGCCCGAGAATCCCCCAGGAAGAACAGGGCCTTTGGACTGAGAACAGCAGGAAGCCTCTTGCTGTTTTTAGGCGTTTTCTTTTAAGAAACTCATTCTTCTGAACCATTTTTATTAAGTCATTTATCAGGGGTGGGACAGTGATGCTTTCAGGGCTTGGGTTCAGCAGAGGAGGAGCATGCATAGCAACTGCTcctagtcaagcaatcaatcatatttattgagcacgtactgtgtgtagagcactttattaagtgcttgggagagtgttttGTTTGgctggccgtctcccccgtttagactgtgagcccgttgttgggcagggattgttgccaaattgtacattccaagtgcttagagctctgcacacattaaatgctttataagtaccactgaatgaatatagtacagcaatataacagacacattcactgcccataatgagttcacagtctagagggggaggcagacataaatataaataagtaaattttaGTTATAGTAaaacatagtgcagtgctctgcacagtttttAATgttaggggg
This sequence is a window from Ornithorhynchus anatinus isolate Pmale09 chromosome X2, mOrnAna1.pri.v4, whole genome shotgun sequence. Protein-coding genes within it:
- the LOC100089640 gene encoding histidine--tRNA ligase, mitochondrial-like, whose protein sequence is MHHLGILPTKAWAALACQFLRLPQVRAVANLPHGQIAQPAQLPQLEPERRKLDFLVKTPKGTRDCSPQQMVLREKIFSTIINCFKRHGAEQLDTPTFELKETLTKKYGEESKLIYDLKDQGGEQLSLRYDLTVPLARYLARNKVKKMKRYQIGKVFRREAPSVVQGRYREFFQCDFDIAGQFDPMIPDAECLKIVCEILSGLQLGDFLIKVNDRRVVDGMLAACGVPDSQLRTIGLSLDKLDKISWENVRCEMVSQKGLAPEVADRVGDYARLCGGVSLVERLLQDPQLAQSKQARAGLEDLNLLFDYLTLLGVADRVSFDLSLARGLDYYTGVIYEAVLAQPPAARGEEPLGVGSVAAGGRYDGLVGMFDPKGHRVPCVGLSIGVERILAVVEQRMEESKEKVRTTETQVLVAAAQKSFLRERLKLIAELWDAGIKAELVYKDNPKLLPQLQHCEATGIPLVVIVGERELKDGVVKLRKVASREEVDIRRDAVVAEIQRRIAEA